Proteins encoded within one genomic window of Gemmatimonadaceae bacterium:
- a CDS encoding ABC transporter permease: protein MRLADQIRENVGIAIDTLRTSKLRSALTVLGVVIGISTVMAIATLINGVQQQIVTTIQTAGPTTFYVMKVYSETPLNPDNLPAWVRIRPDLHGDEAERFSQLPEIGYSSLWGIKVARVEYNGLRVQPNRIYGADSRFTEIIGGELASGRWFTRQEVAGGRNVCVLAESVVQTLFGRENPIGRTVQLGGRPATVIGVYAPLTNIFDPPGVETAAIVPFRWLDQRFDINRTQEQFIVIKPRAGVTVDAAQDAVRIALREMRGLRPSARDNFDFMTQGQILQVFNNLTGAFFLVMVALSSVGLLVGGIGVMAIMMVSVTSRTREIGVRKALGASRRDIMMQFLIEAATLTGIGGILGIITGLLIGKGISMAVSVSASTPLSYTVVAVLLSLGIGVTFGLVPARRAARMDPVEALRYE, encoded by the coding sequence ATGCGACTCGCCGATCAGATTCGCGAAAACGTGGGCATCGCGATCGACACGCTGCGCACGTCCAAGCTGCGCTCGGCGCTCACGGTACTGGGGGTCGTCATCGGCATCAGCACCGTGATGGCGATCGCGACACTGATCAACGGCGTGCAGCAGCAGATCGTCACCACGATCCAGACCGCGGGCCCGACGACGTTCTACGTGATGAAGGTCTACTCCGAAACGCCGCTGAACCCCGACAACCTGCCGGCGTGGGTTCGCATTCGGCCCGACCTGCATGGCGACGAAGCCGAGCGCTTTTCCCAGCTGCCGGAGATCGGCTATTCGTCACTGTGGGGCATCAAGGTGGCGCGCGTGGAGTACAACGGGCTGCGCGTGCAGCCCAACCGCATCTACGGCGCGGACTCGCGATTCACGGAGATCATCGGTGGCGAGCTGGCGAGTGGCCGGTGGTTCACGCGACAGGAGGTGGCCGGCGGGCGCAACGTCTGCGTACTCGCCGAGTCCGTGGTGCAGACGCTCTTTGGCCGCGAGAACCCGATTGGCAGAACCGTGCAGCTCGGCGGTCGCCCGGCGACCGTGATCGGGGTGTACGCCCCGCTCACCAACATCTTCGATCCGCCGGGTGTCGAGACCGCGGCGATCGTCCCGTTCCGCTGGCTCGATCAGCGCTTCGACATCAACCGCACGCAGGAACAGTTCATCGTGATCAAGCCGCGGGCGGGGGTCACGGTCGACGCGGCACAGGACGCCGTGCGGATCGCCCTGCGGGAGATGCGCGGCCTGCGCCCCTCGGCGCGCGACAACTTCGACTTCATGACGCAGGGGCAGATCCTGCAGGTGTTCAACAACCTCACCGGGGCCTTCTTTCTGGTGATGGTCGCCCTGTCGTCGGTCGGTCTGCTGGTCGGCGGCATCGGGGTGATGGCGATCATGATGGTGTCGGTGACGAGCCGGACGCGCGAGATCGGCGTGCGCAAGGCGTTAGGCGCCTCGCGTCGCGACATCATGATGCAGTTCCTCATCGAGGCGGCGACGCTCACCGGCATTGGTGGCATCCTGGGCATCATCACCGGCCTGCTGATCGGCAAGGGCATCTCGATGGCCGTCAGCGTCTCGGCGTCGACGCCGCTCAGCTACACGGTGGTGGCGGTGCTCCTCTCCCTCGGGATCGGCGTGACGTTTGGCCTGGTGCCGGCGCGGCGCGCGGCCCGCATGGATCCCGTGGAAGCGCTGCGCTACGAGTGA
- the bshB1 gene encoding bacillithiol biosynthesis deacetylase BshB1 produces the protein MFDLHIVAIAPHPDDAELICGGTLALAARRGQRVGIIDLTRGETASRGTPERRAEEAAIAAAILGVAERRTLGLPDAGITNTPETRVQLARLLRELRPRVVIAPAPAPFGRHPDHRVAAELIRDAVFVAGLRKVAPEVPAFRPHKVVHAITYREDFVRPTFVVDITSTFDAKLAAIAAFQSQFDGAIQAGEVYPNGEPLADIIRHHSAHYGSLIRVKYGEPFFTTETMRVDDLTALEVSTF, from the coding sequence ATGTTCGACCTCCATATCGTGGCCATTGCGCCGCACCCGGACGACGCCGAGCTGATTTGCGGGGGCACCCTCGCGCTCGCGGCCCGGCGGGGGCAGCGCGTCGGCATCATCGACCTGACGCGGGGCGAGACGGCAAGTCGCGGCACCCCGGAGCGCCGTGCCGAGGAGGCGGCGATTGCGGCGGCGATCCTGGGCGTTGCGGAGCGCCGCACGCTCGGCCTGCCTGACGCGGGCATCACGAACACGCCGGAGACCCGCGTGCAGCTCGCGCGACTCCTGCGCGAACTGCGGCCGCGCGTCGTCATCGCCCCGGCTCCGGCTCCCTTTGGCCGGCATCCCGATCACCGCGTCGCGGCAGAACTCATTCGTGACGCGGTGTTCGTTGCCGGATTGCGCAAGGTCGCCCCGGAGGTTCCCGCGTTTCGGCCTCACAAGGTCGTCCACGCGATCACCTACCGCGAAGACTTTGTACGCCCCACCTTCGTCGTCGACATCACCAGTACGTTCGACGCCAAGCTCGCCGCCATTGCCGCCTTCCAGTCGCAGTTTGATGGCGCCATCCAAGCCGGAGAAGTCTATCCCAACGGCGAACCGCTCGCCGACATCATCCGCCACCACTCGGCGCACTACGGATCGCTCATCCGGGTGAAGTACGGGGAACCGTTCTTCACCACCGAGACGATGCGCGTCGACGATCTCACCGCACTGGAGGTATCCACGTTTTGA
- a CDS encoding tryptophan 2,3-dioxygenase has product MTTTAHSDVTYGSYLYVDELLTLQQPRSTPEHPDELLFIVVHQASELWFKVMLHELRALTTHLGNADTLASLTAMRRLNALMRIVASQLSALDTLPPQRFAEFRGYLGSASGGQSYQFRAIEAASGLRDEHFMHVLQEHGPIPAVVADVLTRPTLQDLFLGLLAKHGTTLEQVYAAPDKTAHFLLAESLIEYEQGFGLWRFLHVQLVERIIGPQTGGTGGTLGAKYLQRTLQQRFFPRLWEVRSTVFGTRSSA; this is encoded by the coding sequence TTGACGACCACGGCGCACTCCGACGTCACCTACGGCTCCTACCTGTACGTCGACGAACTGCTGACCCTGCAGCAGCCCCGCTCCACACCCGAACACCCCGACGAGTTGCTGTTCATCGTGGTGCACCAGGCGAGCGAACTGTGGTTCAAGGTCATGCTCCATGAACTGCGTGCCCTGACCACGCATCTCGGGAATGCCGACACGCTCGCGTCCCTGACCGCGATGCGGCGACTCAACGCGCTCATGCGCATCGTCGCGTCGCAGCTCTCGGCGCTGGACACGCTGCCGCCGCAACGCTTCGCGGAGTTCCGCGGGTACCTCGGATCCGCGAGCGGCGGACAGAGCTATCAGTTCCGTGCGATCGAAGCCGCCTCGGGACTGCGCGACGAACACTTCATGCACGTGCTTCAGGAACACGGGCCCATCCCGGCGGTAGTCGCTGACGTGCTCACGCGCCCTACGCTGCAGGATCTGTTTCTTGGCCTGCTCGCCAAACACGGAACGACGCTGGAACAGGTCTACGCCGCGCCCGACAAGACCGCGCACTTTTTGCTCGCGGAGAGCCTGATCGAGTACGAACAGGGCTTTGGCCTCTGGCGATTCCTGCACGTGCAGCTGGTCGAACGTATCATCGGGCCGCAGACAGGTGGCACCGGCGGCACGCTGGGCGCCAAGTACCTGCAACGCACGCTGCAGCAGCGGTTCTTCCCCCGTCTCTGGGAGGTGCGGTCGACGGTGTTCGGGACGCGAAGCAGTGCCTGA
- a CDS encoding cyclase family protein: MPEERWYDASVLLRPGTPEWPGDSPFDCRWTWRLAEGASVNLSTVSGSPHVGTHADAPLHVRDGAPASHDLPVEAFIGEAWVADVRHVTGEITLAALRLPDERRIPRLLLRTGRDITGGRFPDAWPSLSVDAIDALHARGLRLVGTDAPSVDDRESKDLRNHHRIFDGGAYVLENLDLRGVESGAWHLMAPPLRIEGLDAAPVRALLKAPPR, translated from the coding sequence GTGCCTGAGGAGCGCTGGTACGACGCCAGCGTCCTGCTGCGCCCCGGCACGCCGGAATGGCCGGGGGACAGCCCATTCGATTGCCGCTGGACCTGGCGTCTCGCCGAGGGCGCAAGCGTGAATCTCTCCACGGTTTCGGGGAGCCCACACGTGGGAACACACGCCGACGCACCGCTGCATGTGCGGGACGGCGCGCCGGCGTCGCACGACCTGCCGGTCGAGGCCTTCATCGGTGAGGCCTGGGTCGCGGACGTCCGGCACGTGACGGGCGAGATCACGCTCGCCGCGCTGCGGCTGCCCGACGAGCGCCGCATTCCGCGATTGCTGCTCCGCACGGGTCGCGACATCACCGGTGGACGTTTTCCCGACGCGTGGCCGTCGCTCTCGGTTGACGCAATCGACGCGCTGCACGCGCGCGGGCTGCGACTCGTTGGCACCGATGCACCGTCGGTGGACGACCGCGAGAGCAAGGACCTGCGCAACCATCACCGGATCTTCGACGGTGGCGCATACGTGCTCGAGAATCTCGACCTGCGCGGGGTCGAGTCGGGCGCCTGGCACCTGATGGCGCCCCCGCTGCGCATCGAGGGACTCGACGCGGCGCCGGTCCGCGCGTTGCTCAAAGCACCGCCGCGATGA
- a CDS encoding ABC transporter ATP-binding protein, translated as MSAWAIRVHELVRDFRSVRALDHVTLDVPAGIVFGFLGPNGAGKTTLIRVLLGLAHPTAGRVEVLGRDPVRDGEGVRTACGALLEHTGLYERLSARQNLDFFARVWRLSPSDRSARIRELLSRFGLWERRDEVVGTWSRGMKQRLAVARAVLHRPPLVFLDEPTAGLDPVASASLRDDLARLSGDEGVTVFLTTHNLAEAERLCALVGIVRRGALMGFGTPSQLRERRTRDRIIIATSNAPTDDIVNRLALVEGVASVERVDGGLRIQFTPSGRTPALVHWLSAHGVDIEQVRPDRATFEDAFLDLVDAPGAGARA; from the coding sequence ATGAGCGCGTGGGCGATCCGCGTCCACGAACTGGTGAGGGACTTTCGCAGCGTGCGGGCGCTGGACCACGTCACCCTGGACGTCCCGGCCGGCATCGTGTTCGGGTTCCTCGGGCCGAACGGCGCGGGCAAGACCACGCTGATCCGGGTGCTGCTTGGCCTGGCCCACCCCACCGCCGGCCGCGTCGAGGTGCTCGGTCGCGACCCGGTGCGCGATGGGGAGGGCGTGCGCACCGCCTGCGGCGCCCTGCTGGAACACACCGGGCTCTATGAACGACTGAGCGCGCGGCAGAACCTCGACTTCTTTGCTCGCGTGTGGCGACTGTCGCCGTCCGATCGCAGCGCCCGCATCCGCGAGCTGCTTTCGCGATTTGGCCTCTGGGAGCGGCGCGACGAAGTGGTGGGTACCTGGAGCCGCGGCATGAAGCAGAGGCTCGCCGTCGCCAGGGCGGTGCTCCACCGTCCACCGCTGGTGTTCCTCGATGAACCGACGGCCGGCCTCGACCCGGTGGCCAGCGCGTCACTCCGGGATGACCTGGCTCGCCTCTCGGGCGATGAAGGGGTCACCGTGTTCCTCACGACGCACAACCTCGCGGAAGCAGAGCGCCTCTGCGCACTGGTCGGGATCGTACGGCGAGGAGCGCTCATGGGCTTCGGCACGCCGTCGCAACTGCGCGAACGTCGCACCCGCGACCGGATCATCATCGCCACCAGCAACGCACCCACGGATGACATCGTGAACCGCCTCGCGCTGGTCGAGGGCGTGGCGTCGGTCGAGCGCGTCGATGGCGGACTTCGCATCCAGTTCACGCCCAGCGGCCGTACGCCGGCCCTGGTCCACTGGCTCTCGGCGCATGGCGTGGACATCGAGCAGGTGCGACCGGACCGCGCCACGTTCGAAGATGCGTTCCTCGACCTTGTCGACGCCCCGGGCGCCGGAGCGCGCGCATGA
- a CDS encoding ABC transporter permease subunit — MIRDTWTVTHKEWMEIMDQFAHVRRGGWSILLVVAFLGIFVPLQLGPGWANLTIMFFYWPFITSSMTSTIVSDSVAGERERHTLETLLSTRLSDASILLGKVIAAVLYGYAFALSNLAIGLITVRVAFGERAEWMSAHRLVSLLVLLGTSATFVSGLGVLVSLRAATVRQAQQLFGVILLVATMIPVAAVQFVPEASRARISARLGDLGVEGVAWWISGTCAVLAAILLLIAVGRFRRGEVDLG, encoded by the coding sequence ATGATCCGCGACACGTGGACCGTGACGCACAAGGAGTGGATGGAGATCATGGACCAGTTCGCGCACGTGCGACGCGGCGGATGGTCCATCCTGCTCGTGGTCGCCTTTCTCGGGATCTTCGTCCCGCTCCAGCTGGGGCCCGGCTGGGCGAATCTCACGATCATGTTCTTCTATTGGCCGTTCATCACTTCCAGCATGACGTCAACCATCGTGTCGGACTCGGTGGCGGGTGAGCGCGAACGGCACACGCTGGAAACGCTGCTGTCCACACGACTCAGCGATGCGTCGATCCTGCTCGGCAAGGTGATCGCGGCGGTGCTCTACGGGTACGCGTTCGCGCTCAGCAACCTGGCGATCGGGCTCATCACCGTGCGTGTCGCGTTCGGCGAACGTGCCGAGTGGATGTCGGCCCATCGATTGGTTTCGCTCCTCGTGCTGCTCGGCACCTCCGCCACATTCGTGTCCGGGCTCGGGGTGCTGGTGTCCCTGCGCGCGGCGACCGTGCGGCAGGCGCAGCAGCTGTTCGGCGTGATCCTCCTCGTGGCAACGATGATTCCGGTCGCGGCCGTCCAGTTTGTTCCCGAGGCGTCGCGGGCACGAATCTCGGCCCGACTGGGCGACCTGGGCGTGGAGGGCGTGGCCTGGTGGATCAGTGGGACGTGTGCGGTGCTCGCCGCGATACTGCTCCTGATTGCCGTTGGGCGCTTCAGGCGCGGTGAGGTGGACCTGGGCTGA